In Drosophila bipectinata strain 14024-0381.07 chromosome 2R, DbipHiC1v2, whole genome shotgun sequence, one genomic interval encodes:
- the Patronin gene encoding patronin isoform X13 translates to MDAETQEIRQARQRASVKWLLSKAFNNRVPDNLKEPFYRDHENQERLKPQIIVELGNATLYCQTLSNLYSDPNYQSLNHWSILQTLARKGVPVAESSDMPITETVLIQTNPLRINAHMSVIESLMVLYAKEISSGDRVMAAIRRISGSNYQAPPGQSYEQALLAWISHACAALKKRIIKEVETGLPDDNGSRLQTPDIPPVRDFQDLCDGICLALLISYYCPKVVPWTSVRINYLPAVEDSIHNILLVGNFSQKHLPYSVFHMTPEDVTYMRGSMKLNLVVLLTDLFNLFEIHPAKCVCYPGMDGQVPHSNSFGGGLNRRSTPPNEYQTVQTNNFDTNHAEAFVVHKSRGITTLASMHSQQQQQQQQLHHQQQQQQHHQQQQQYQQQQSQLQLQQEPLVPARLRQAKEKTNVDSKADERGDYAAAGRPSNWEQSRRPSFAGRRSRRNSSSEDSQLTIENFGGSQDQLNTLGRYERERDRERKLSNTSVVEPAVAIRSSIADARGTLQLGYDTDSGSEKQDRETEKYSMRRQASVDNVPTVSSHNLSNAGSPLPTARHKQHSIDKDYNNSSMMADGGYNDARSTSGYDPESTPVRKSSTSSMPASPAAWQLDVGDDDMRSLENASKLSTIRMKLEEKRRRIEQDKRKIEMALLRHQEKEDLESCPDVMKWETMSNESKRTPDMDPVDLDKYQQSIAIMNMNLQDIQQDIHRLATQQSQMQAQHLQAQQLMQAQQIANMLNQQQTYGSQQHLADHHYQQPRPMQQSFGSSPHLPQAYNYSSRPPSRDPYQQHQQQQQPMAMPQPMQFVNEHGQYMSPPQPAHYMSPQQHQQQPQSIYSDNGAAYNHSPYGGAPPPQYRSSVVYDDYGQPTNHFYLHESSPQPPHPQQQQHPQRRTWAHSAAAAAYEQQQHQQMQQPLVDVNAWQTQQQPKQKQTWMNRPPSSAGAPSPGSFVLHQNGAGNGGGGELQHLFQVQASPQHRGANGVQRQQSLTNLRDNRSPKAPQPMGGMPMDLPMQPEDMMAPQSICFIGDEEDVDELERNIIESMQSTRISDFVHQQQQQHHQQQKLQQQQQRLQGHSGRGSSSEDYDSGEMISNKLNITSGNLTYRIPSPSRPSIQANSFQDPRAAAPAPGSAPGDDQPPEKGFYISFDDDQPKRPKPPLRAKRSPKKEAPPGSRDSVDQAIKRESLSQLHNNNNIGIGGDDSHNKTVTRHSVHGLNNSNSVKSPGNATYNKYTDEPPIQLRQLAVTGAVSPTGHERRHLEDVTNQSPHQQPPMSPTRLQHNNQAAEAARNKALVIGVDATNLDPDSVDEMERRKEKIMLLSLQRRQQQEEAKARKEIEASQKREKEREKEEERARKKEEQMARRAAILEQHRLKKAIEEAEREGKTLDRPDMHVKLQPQSSTSTTPRLRQQRTTRPRPKTIHVDDASVDISEASSISSRGKKGSSSNLTGYGQLSSNSMKRDYYRGSQDSLTVKESPDDYPSTSSTPIGRRGSYKTSREPAGVERGRTLSRISVAKGSTLNFRGRKSNSLMNLCETDSGLGRATPPRRAPSPGMGMGASGRHMPSPSGPGSLPPGLISKRRGFDDGSSDFSLTPNLNMEYSGPKLYKQPAAKSNRGIILNAVEYCVFPGVVNREAKQKVLEKIARSEAKHFLVLFRDAGCQFRALYSYVPETDQVTKLYGTGPSQVDEVMFDKFFKYNSGGKCFSQVHTKHLTVTIDAFTIHNSLWQGKRVQLPSKKDMALVI, encoded by the exons ATGGATGCCGAAACACAGGAAATACGACAG GCTCGTCAACGTGCTTCCGTCAAGTGGCTGCTCTCGAAGGCCTTCAACAATCGCGTGCCGGACAACCTGAAGGAGCCCTTCTATCGCGACCATGAGAATCAGGAGCGCCTCAAGCCGCAGATCATCGTGGAGCTGGGCAACGCCACGCTCTACTGCCAGACGCTCTCCAATCTGTACTCAGATCCCAACTACCAAAGCCTGAACCACTGGTCAATATTACAGACGCTAGCGCGCAAGGGAGTTCCGGTGGCCGAATCCTCGGACATGCCCATTACCGAAACGGTATTAATTCAAACGAATCCGCTGCGAATT AACGCCCACATGTCTGTGATAGAATCGCTGATGGTTTTGTATGCGAAGGAGATATCATCGGGTGACCGTGTTATGGCGGCCATACGAAG AATATCTGGCAGCAATTACCAGGCGCCTCCTGGCCAGTCCTATGAGCAAGCTCTGCTGGCGTGGATATCGCATGCGTGCGCCGCTTTGAAGAAACGAATCATCAAGGAGGTGGAGACAggcctgccagatgataat GGCTCTCGTTTGCAGACGCCGGATATACCGCCTGTAAGAGACTTCCAGGACCTGTGCGACGGCATCTGCCTGGCGCTGCTCATCTCATACTATTGCCCCAAGGTGGTGCCCTGGACGAGTGTGCGGATCAACTATCTGCCCGCCGTCGAGGACTCCATTCACAATATACTGCTGGTGGGCAATTTCTCCCAGAAGCATCTGCCATACAGCGTGTTCCACATGACGCCCGAGGACGTGACCTACATGCGCGG ATCGATGAAACTGAACCTGGTCGTACTGCTCACGGATCTGTTCAATCTCTTCGAGATACACCCGGCCAAGTGTGTCTGCTATCCGGGAATGGATGGCCAGG TTCCGCACTCGAATTCATTCGGCGGAGGCTTAAATCGAAGATCAACCCCGCCCAACGAATACCAGACGGTCCAGACCAATAATTTCGACACTAATCATGCCGAAG CGTTCGTCGTTCACAAGTCGCGTGGCATCACCACACTTGCATCCATGCActcgcaacagcaacagcagcagcaacagctccaccaccagcagcagcagcaacagcaccaccagcaacaacagcaataccagcaacaacaatcacagcttcagcttcagcaGGAGCCCTTGGTTCCAGCTCGCTTGCGCCAGGCTAAAGAAAAGACCAATGTCGATTCAAAGGCGGATGAAAGAG GCGACTATGCCGCCGCGGGTCGACCAAGTAACTGGGAACAGAGCCGGCGGCCGAGCTTTGCAG GTCGTCGCTCGCGCAGGAACTCCTCCAGCGAAGACTCCCAGCTGACCATTGAGAACTTTGGCGGCTCCCAGGACCAGTTAAACACGCTGGGGCGATACGAACGTGAACGGGACAGGGAGCGCAAGTTGTCCAACACCAGCGTAG TTGAACCCGCTGTGGCCATACGCTCCTCGATTGCCGATGCCCGTGGAACGCTGCAGTTGGGCTATGACACGGATTCGGGTTCTGAGAAGCAGGACCGCGAAACGGAAAAGTATTCGATGCGTCGACAAGCAAG TGTCGACAATGTGCCAACGGTGTCGTCGCACAACCTCTCGAACGCTGGCAGCCCGCTGCCGACGGCCCGGCACAAGCAACATTCCATCGACAAGGactacaacaacagcagcatgATGGCGGACGGTGGATACAACGATGCTCGCTCCACCAGTGGCTACGATCCGGAAAGCACGCCCGTTCGGAAGTCATCGACGAGCAGCATGCCGGCCAGTCCAGCCGCCTGGCAGCTGGATGTCGGCGATGATGACATGCGCTCGCTGGAGAACGCCAGCAAGCTGTCCACCATTCGTATGAAACTGGAGGAGAAGCGGCGTCGCATCGAGCAGGACAAGCGCAAGATAGAGATGGCTCTGCTGAGGCACCAGGAGAAG GAGGATCTCGAGTCGTGCCCGGATGTAATGAAGTGGGAGACCATGAGCAACGAGTCTAAGCGCACGCCCGACATGGACCCCGTGGACTTGGACAAGTACCAG CAAAGCATCGCCATTATGAACATGAACCTTCAGGATATCCAGCAGGATATCCACCGCCTGGCCACGCAGCAGAGCCAAATGCAGGCCCAGCACCTGCAGGCCCAGCAGCTGATGCAGGCCCAGCAAATAGCCAACATGCTGAACCAG CAGCAGACCTACGGGTCGCAGCAGCACCTGGCCGATCACCACTACCAGCAGCCGAGGCCCATGCAGCAAAGCTTTGGCTCATCGCCGCATCTTCCGCAGGCTTACAACTACAGCTCCCGTCCGCCCAGCCGCGATCCCtaccagcagcaccagcagcagcagcagcccatGGCCATGCCCCAGCCGATGCAGTTCGTCAACGAGCACGGCCAGTACATGTCGCCGCCGCAGCCCGCTCACTACATGTCACcccagcagcatcagcagcagccgcagagCATCTACAGCGACAATGGAGCTGCCTACAACCACTCGCCCTACGGCGGAGCCCCACCGCCGCAGTACAGGAGCAGCGTGGTGTACGATGACTACGGCCAGCCCACCAATCACTTTTACTTGCACGAGTCCTCGCCGCAGCCACCCCatccccagcagcagcagcatccgcAGCGACGGACCTGGGCCCACtcagcggcagcagcggcctacgagcagcagcagcaccagcagatGCAACAGCCGCTGGTGGACGTGAATGCCTGGCAGACGCAGCAGCAGCCGAAGCAGAAGCAGACCTGGATGAACCGGCCGCCGTCGAGTGCGGGCGCCCCCAGTCCCGGAAGCTTTGTGCTCCACCAGAACGGAGCTGGAAATGGTGGTGGCGGAGAGCTGCAGCACCTGTTCCAGGTGCAGGCCTCGCCCCAGCATAGGGGAGCCAACGGAGTACAGCGCCAGCAGTCGCTGACCAATCTGCGCGACAACCGATCGCCCAAGGCGCCCCAGCCCATGGGCGGCATGCCTATGGACTTGCCGATGCAGCCGGAGGACATGATGGCGCCGCAGAGCATTTGCTTCATCGGTGACGAGGAGGATGTGGACGAGCTGGAGCGCAACATCATTGAGTCTATGCAGTCGACGCGCATCTCCGACTTtgtccaccagcagcagcagcaacaccaccagcagcagaagctccagcaacagcagcagcgatTGCAGGGACACAGCGGCAGGGGCAGCAGCTCGGAGGACTACGACAGCGGGGAGATGATCTCTAACAAGCTGAACATCACCAGTGGCAACCTCACCTACCGCATTCCCTCGCCCTCCCGACCTTCCATCCAGGCCAACAGCTTTCAGGACCCGAGAGCAGCGGCACCGGCGCCCGGATCCGCGCCCGGCGATGATCAGCCACCGGAAAAGGGCTTCTACATCTCGTTCGACGATGATCAGCCGAAGAGGCCAAAGCCACCGCTCCGGGCCAAGCGATCGCCCAAAAAGGAGGCTCCGCCGGGCAGTCGGGACAGCGTGGATCAGGCGATAAAGCGGGAATCCCTCAGTCAActgcacaacaacaacaatattgGGATCGGAGGAGACGACAGCCACAACAAGACGGTCACCAGACACAGCGTGCATGGTCTGAACAACTCCAACAGTGTCAAATCGCCCGGAAATGCCACCTACAACAAATACACCGACGAGCCGCCCATCCAGCTGCGGCAGCTCGCCGTCACTGGGGCCGTTTCGCCAACTGGCCACGAGCGCCGTCATCTGGAAGATGTAACCAACCAGTCGCCGCACCAGCAGCCGCCGATGTCGCCCACGCGGCTCCAGCACAACAATCAGGCGGCCGAGGCGGCCAGGAACAAGGCGTTGGTGATAGGAGTGGACGCCACCAATCTTGATCCA GACTCTGTGGACGAGATGGAGAGGCGCAAGGAAAAGATCATGCTTCTTTCCTTACAACGTCGCCAACAGCAGGAGGAGGCCAAGGCGCGCAAGGAGATCGAGGCATCCCAGAAGCGGGAAAAGGAGCgcgagaaggaggaggagcgtGCTCGCAAAAAGGAGGAGCAGATGGCGCGACGAGCGGCCATTCTGGAGCAGCACAGACTTAAGAAAGCCATCGAAGAGGCTGAACGAGAG GGTAAAACCCTGGATCGGCCCGATATGCATGTGAAACTGCAACCCCAGTCATCCACCTCAACGACTCCACGGCTGCGACAGCAGCGCACCACGCGTCCCAGGCCGAAGACGATCCACGTGGATGATGCCAGTGTGGACATCAGTGAGGCTTCGAGCATCTCTAGTCGGGGCAAGAAAGGCTCCAGCTCGAATCTAACCG GCTACGGTCAGCTAAGCTCAAATTCAATGAAACGAGACTACTACAGGGGCTCGCAAGACTCCCTTACCGTAAAag AGTCACCCGATGATTATCCCAGTACAAGTTCAACTCCGATTGGACGACGGGGATCGTACAAAACTTCCAGAG AGCCAGCCGGCGTCGAACGGGGCCGCACTCTGTCGCGTATCTCCGTCGCAAAGGGCAGCACGCTTAATTTCCGGGGCCGAAAGTCAAATTCGCTAATGAATCTGTGCG AAACAGATTCGGGACTGGGACGCGCCACACCGCCGAGGCGGGCACCGTCGCCTGGAATGGGAATGGGCGCTTCAGGTAGGCATATGCCATCTCCCTCCGGACCGGGCTCTTTGCCGCCAGGTTTGATATCGAAACGTCGCGGATTTGATGATGGATCCAGCGATTTCTCATTAACTCCGAATTTGAACATGGAATATTCGG GTCCAAAACTCTACAAGCAACCAGCGGCCAAATCGAATCGTGGCATTATCCTGAATGCCGTCGAGTACTGCGTTTTCCCCGGAGTCGTGAACCGCGAGGCCAAGCAAAAAGTGCTGGAGAAGATAGCACGCTCGGAGGCGAAGCACTTCCTGGTTCTGTTCCGGGACGCAGGATGCCAGTTCCGCGCCCTCTACAGCTACGTGCCCGAAACGGACCAAGTAACGAAGCTGTACGGCACTGGGCCTAGTCAAGTCGACGAAGTAATGTTCGACAAGTTCTTCAA ATACAACTCAGGTGGCAAGTGCTTCTCCCAAGTGCATACCAAGCATCTGACCGTGACCATCGACGCCTTCACAATACACAACTCGCTGTGGCAGGGCAAGCGGGTGCAATTGCCCAGCAAAAAGGACATGGCACTTGTGATTTAA
- the Patronin gene encoding patronin isoform X41, which yields MDAETQEIRQARQRASVKWLLSKAFNNRVPDNLKEPFYRDHENQERLKPQIIVELGNATLYCQTLSNLYSDPNYQSLNHWSILQTLARKGVPVAESSDMPITETVLIQTNPLRINAHMSVIESLMVLYAKEISSGDRVMAAIRRISGSNYQAPPGQSYEQALLAWISHACAALKKRIIKEVETGLPDDNGSRLQTPDIPPVRDFQDLCDGICLALLISYYCPKVVPWTSVRINYLPAVEDSIHNILLVGNFSQKHLPYSVFHMTPEDVTYMRGSMKLNLVVLLTDLFNLFEIHPAKCVCYPGMDGQVPHSNSFGGGLNRRSTPPNEYQTVQTNNFDTNHAEAFVVHKSRGITTLASMHSQQQQQQQQLHHQQQQQQHHQQQQQYQQQQSQLQLQQEPLVPARLRQAKEKTNVDSKADERGDYAAAGRPSNWEQSRRPSFAGRRSRRNSSSEDSQLTIENFGGSQDQLNTLGRYERERDRERKLSNTSVVEPAVAIRSSIADARGTLQLGYDTDSGSEKQDRETEKYSMRRQASVDNVPTVSSHNLSNAGSPLPTARHKQHSIDKDYNNSSMMADGGYNDARSTSGYDPESTPVRKSSTSSMPASPAAWQLDVGDDDMRSLENASKLSTIRMKLEEKRRRIEQDKRKIEMALLRHQEKEDLESCPDVMKWETMSNESKRTPDMDPVDLDKYQQSIAIMNMNLQDIQQDIHRLATQQSQMQAQHLQAQQLMQAQQIANMLNQQQTYGSQQHLADHHYQQPRPMQQSFGSSPHLPQAYNYSSRPPSRDPYQQHQQQQQPMAMPQPMQFVNEHGQYMSPPQPAHYMSPQQHQQQPQSIYSDNGAAYNHSPYGGAPPPQYRSSVVYDDYGQPTNHFYLHESSPQPPHPQQQQHPQRRTWAHSAAAAAYEQQQHQQMQQPLVDVNAWQTQQQPKQKQTWMNRPPSSAGAPSPGSFVLHQNGAGNGGGGELQHLFQVQASPQHRGANGVQRQQSLTNLRDNRSPKAPQPMGGMPMDLPMQPEDMMAPQSICFIGDEEDVDELERNIIESMQSTRISDFVHQQQQQHHQQQKLQQQQQRLQGHSGRGSSSEDYDSGEMISNKLNITSGNLTYRIPSPSRPSIQANSFQDPRAAAPAPGSAPGDDQPPEKGFYISFDDDQPKRPKPPLRAKRSPKKEAPPGSRDSVDQAIKRESLSQLHNNNNIGIGGDDSHNKTVTRHSVHGLNNSNSVKSPGNATYNKYTDEPPIQLRQLAVTGAVSPTGHERRHLEDVTNQSPHQQPPMSPTRLQHNNQAAEAARNKALVIGVDATNLDPDSVDEMERRKEKIMLLSLQRRQQQEEAKARKEIEASQKREKEREKEEERARKKEEQMARRAAILEQHRLKKAIEEAEREGKTLDRPDMHVKLQPQSSTSTTPRLRQQRTTRPRPKTIHVDDASVDISEASSISSRGKKGSSSNLTGYGQLSSNSMKRDYYRGSQDSLTVKESPDDYPSTSSTPIGRRGSYKTSREPAGVERGRTLSRISVAKGSTLNFRGRKSNSLMNLCGPKLYKQPAAKSNRGIILNAVEYCVFPGVVNREAKQKVLEKIARSEAKHFLVLFRDAGCQFRALYSYVPETDQVTKLYGTGPSQVDEVMFDKFFKYNSGGKCFSQVHTKHLTVTIDAFTIHNSLWQGKRVQLPSKKDMALVI from the exons ATGGATGCCGAAACACAGGAAATACGACAG GCTCGTCAACGTGCTTCCGTCAAGTGGCTGCTCTCGAAGGCCTTCAACAATCGCGTGCCGGACAACCTGAAGGAGCCCTTCTATCGCGACCATGAGAATCAGGAGCGCCTCAAGCCGCAGATCATCGTGGAGCTGGGCAACGCCACGCTCTACTGCCAGACGCTCTCCAATCTGTACTCAGATCCCAACTACCAAAGCCTGAACCACTGGTCAATATTACAGACGCTAGCGCGCAAGGGAGTTCCGGTGGCCGAATCCTCGGACATGCCCATTACCGAAACGGTATTAATTCAAACGAATCCGCTGCGAATT AACGCCCACATGTCTGTGATAGAATCGCTGATGGTTTTGTATGCGAAGGAGATATCATCGGGTGACCGTGTTATGGCGGCCATACGAAG AATATCTGGCAGCAATTACCAGGCGCCTCCTGGCCAGTCCTATGAGCAAGCTCTGCTGGCGTGGATATCGCATGCGTGCGCCGCTTTGAAGAAACGAATCATCAAGGAGGTGGAGACAggcctgccagatgataat GGCTCTCGTTTGCAGACGCCGGATATACCGCCTGTAAGAGACTTCCAGGACCTGTGCGACGGCATCTGCCTGGCGCTGCTCATCTCATACTATTGCCCCAAGGTGGTGCCCTGGACGAGTGTGCGGATCAACTATCTGCCCGCCGTCGAGGACTCCATTCACAATATACTGCTGGTGGGCAATTTCTCCCAGAAGCATCTGCCATACAGCGTGTTCCACATGACGCCCGAGGACGTGACCTACATGCGCGG ATCGATGAAACTGAACCTGGTCGTACTGCTCACGGATCTGTTCAATCTCTTCGAGATACACCCGGCCAAGTGTGTCTGCTATCCGGGAATGGATGGCCAGG TTCCGCACTCGAATTCATTCGGCGGAGGCTTAAATCGAAGATCAACCCCGCCCAACGAATACCAGACGGTCCAGACCAATAATTTCGACACTAATCATGCCGAAG CGTTCGTCGTTCACAAGTCGCGTGGCATCACCACACTTGCATCCATGCActcgcaacagcaacagcagcagcaacagctccaccaccagcagcagcagcaacagcaccaccagcaacaacagcaataccagcaacaacaatcacagcttcagcttcagcaGGAGCCCTTGGTTCCAGCTCGCTTGCGCCAGGCTAAAGAAAAGACCAATGTCGATTCAAAGGCGGATGAAAGAG GCGACTATGCCGCCGCGGGTCGACCAAGTAACTGGGAACAGAGCCGGCGGCCGAGCTTTGCAG GTCGTCGCTCGCGCAGGAACTCCTCCAGCGAAGACTCCCAGCTGACCATTGAGAACTTTGGCGGCTCCCAGGACCAGTTAAACACGCTGGGGCGATACGAACGTGAACGGGACAGGGAGCGCAAGTTGTCCAACACCAGCGTAG TTGAACCCGCTGTGGCCATACGCTCCTCGATTGCCGATGCCCGTGGAACGCTGCAGTTGGGCTATGACACGGATTCGGGTTCTGAGAAGCAGGACCGCGAAACGGAAAAGTATTCGATGCGTCGACAAGCAAG TGTCGACAATGTGCCAACGGTGTCGTCGCACAACCTCTCGAACGCTGGCAGCCCGCTGCCGACGGCCCGGCACAAGCAACATTCCATCGACAAGGactacaacaacagcagcatgATGGCGGACGGTGGATACAACGATGCTCGCTCCACCAGTGGCTACGATCCGGAAAGCACGCCCGTTCGGAAGTCATCGACGAGCAGCATGCCGGCCAGTCCAGCCGCCTGGCAGCTGGATGTCGGCGATGATGACATGCGCTCGCTGGAGAACGCCAGCAAGCTGTCCACCATTCGTATGAAACTGGAGGAGAAGCGGCGTCGCATCGAGCAGGACAAGCGCAAGATAGAGATGGCTCTGCTGAGGCACCAGGAGAAG GAGGATCTCGAGTCGTGCCCGGATGTAATGAAGTGGGAGACCATGAGCAACGAGTCTAAGCGCACGCCCGACATGGACCCCGTGGACTTGGACAAGTACCAG CAAAGCATCGCCATTATGAACATGAACCTTCAGGATATCCAGCAGGATATCCACCGCCTGGCCACGCAGCAGAGCCAAATGCAGGCCCAGCACCTGCAGGCCCAGCAGCTGATGCAGGCCCAGCAAATAGCCAACATGCTGAACCAG CAGCAGACCTACGGGTCGCAGCAGCACCTGGCCGATCACCACTACCAGCAGCCGAGGCCCATGCAGCAAAGCTTTGGCTCATCGCCGCATCTTCCGCAGGCTTACAACTACAGCTCCCGTCCGCCCAGCCGCGATCCCtaccagcagcaccagcagcagcagcagcccatGGCCATGCCCCAGCCGATGCAGTTCGTCAACGAGCACGGCCAGTACATGTCGCCGCCGCAGCCCGCTCACTACATGTCACcccagcagcatcagcagcagccgcagagCATCTACAGCGACAATGGAGCTGCCTACAACCACTCGCCCTACGGCGGAGCCCCACCGCCGCAGTACAGGAGCAGCGTGGTGTACGATGACTACGGCCAGCCCACCAATCACTTTTACTTGCACGAGTCCTCGCCGCAGCCACCCCatccccagcagcagcagcatccgcAGCGACGGACCTGGGCCCACtcagcggcagcagcggcctacgagcagcagcagcaccagcagatGCAACAGCCGCTGGTGGACGTGAATGCCTGGCAGACGCAGCAGCAGCCGAAGCAGAAGCAGACCTGGATGAACCGGCCGCCGTCGAGTGCGGGCGCCCCCAGTCCCGGAAGCTTTGTGCTCCACCAGAACGGAGCTGGAAATGGTGGTGGCGGAGAGCTGCAGCACCTGTTCCAGGTGCAGGCCTCGCCCCAGCATAGGGGAGCCAACGGAGTACAGCGCCAGCAGTCGCTGACCAATCTGCGCGACAACCGATCGCCCAAGGCGCCCCAGCCCATGGGCGGCATGCCTATGGACTTGCCGATGCAGCCGGAGGACATGATGGCGCCGCAGAGCATTTGCTTCATCGGTGACGAGGAGGATGTGGACGAGCTGGAGCGCAACATCATTGAGTCTATGCAGTCGACGCGCATCTCCGACTTtgtccaccagcagcagcagcaacaccaccagcagcagaagctccagcaacagcagcagcgatTGCAGGGACACAGCGGCAGGGGCAGCAGCTCGGAGGACTACGACAGCGGGGAGATGATCTCTAACAAGCTGAACATCACCAGTGGCAACCTCACCTACCGCATTCCCTCGCCCTCCCGACCTTCCATCCAGGCCAACAGCTTTCAGGACCCGAGAGCAGCGGCACCGGCGCCCGGATCCGCGCCCGGCGATGATCAGCCACCGGAAAAGGGCTTCTACATCTCGTTCGACGATGATCAGCCGAAGAGGCCAAAGCCACCGCTCCGGGCCAAGCGATCGCCCAAAAAGGAGGCTCCGCCGGGCAGTCGGGACAGCGTGGATCAGGCGATAAAGCGGGAATCCCTCAGTCAActgcacaacaacaacaatattgGGATCGGAGGAGACGACAGCCACAACAAGACGGTCACCAGACACAGCGTGCATGGTCTGAACAACTCCAACAGTGTCAAATCGCCCGGAAATGCCACCTACAACAAATACACCGACGAGCCGCCCATCCAGCTGCGGCAGCTCGCCGTCACTGGGGCCGTTTCGCCAACTGGCCACGAGCGCCGTCATCTGGAAGATGTAACCAACCAGTCGCCGCACCAGCAGCCGCCGATGTCGCCCACGCGGCTCCAGCACAACAATCAGGCGGCCGAGGCGGCCAGGAACAAGGCGTTGGTGATAGGAGTGGACGCCACCAATCTTGATCCA GACTCTGTGGACGAGATGGAGAGGCGCAAGGAAAAGATCATGCTTCTTTCCTTACAACGTCGCCAACAGCAGGAGGAGGCCAAGGCGCGCAAGGAGATCGAGGCATCCCAGAAGCGGGAAAAGGAGCgcgagaaggaggaggagcgtGCTCGCAAAAAGGAGGAGCAGATGGCGCGACGAGCGGCCATTCTGGAGCAGCACAGACTTAAGAAAGCCATCGAAGAGGCTGAACGAGAG GGTAAAACCCTGGATCGGCCCGATATGCATGTGAAACTGCAACCCCAGTCATCCACCTCAACGACTCCACGGCTGCGACAGCAGCGCACCACGCGTCCCAGGCCGAAGACGATCCACGTGGATGATGCCAGTGTGGACATCAGTGAGGCTTCGAGCATCTCTAGTCGGGGCAAGAAAGGCTCCAGCTCGAATCTAACCG GCTACGGTCAGCTAAGCTCAAATTCAATGAAACGAGACTACTACAGGGGCTCGCAAGACTCCCTTACCGTAAAag AGTCACCCGATGATTATCCCAGTACAAGTTCAACTCCGATTGGACGACGGGGATCGTACAAAACTTCCAGAG AGCCAGCCGGCGTCGAACGGGGCCGCACTCTGTCGCGTATCTCCGTCGCAAAGGGCAGCACGCTTAATTTCCGGGGCCGAAAGTCAAATTCGCTAATGAATCTGTGCG GTCCAAAACTCTACAAGCAACCAGCGGCCAAATCGAATCGTGGCATTATCCTGAATGCCGTCGAGTACTGCGTTTTCCCCGGAGTCGTGAACCGCGAGGCCAAGCAAAAAGTGCTGGAGAAGATAGCACGCTCGGAGGCGAAGCACTTCCTGGTTCTGTTCCGGGACGCAGGATGCCAGTTCCGCGCCCTCTACAGCTACGTGCCCGAAACGGACCAAGTAACGAAGCTGTACGGCACTGGGCCTAGTCAAGTCGACGAAGTAATGTTCGACAAGTTCTTCAA ATACAACTCAGGTGGCAAGTGCTTCTCCCAAGTGCATACCAAGCATCTGACCGTGACCATCGACGCCTTCACAATACACAACTCGCTGTGGCAGGGCAAGCGGGTGCAATTGCCCAGCAAAAAGGACATGGCACTTGTGATTTAA